In Alteribacter lacisalsi, a genomic segment contains:
- a CDS encoding MMPL family transporter translates to MAYRWIYLLPILWIIGAVFLFLQSPNLDELVRERGQAGVPDGYPSQMADDLLAQNEGASGETVLAVYTSDAALTEAELADIESTLNQIPDEIGEYPVEEVVTPFDSDENRELLISDDETTALAFVQMDMLFSDTAAVRDDLNRTLAAESVSTLISGSSVIEDDVIISSEEGLATTEVITVIFVLIILFLVFRSLAAPLVPLVTVGASYVVSIGIVSYLVDYAGFPVSNFTQIFIVAVLFGIGTDYCILLLNRFKSELLEAEDRVEAMRRTFKAVGPTVFSSALTGFIGFFAIGFAQFDLYRSAMGVSVGIVVLVAAIWVWVPVAMILLGEKLYWPSRSGLQVKPSRTWGALGRFSLYKPGWTMLILAAVFVPAVLTYNNATSFNSLDEIGDEFESVQAFHVITDKFGDGEMFPATVVIEHDERWDSQEWLPYIELVTYELEKIDGVQEVRSATRPEGSRVEEFTVPYLAGELADGTEEIRDGLEELSEGLAELADELRDEEQSVDGEDGSEALSEGAEELADGAQEIEAGLAQTGSGTGEAADSTAQLEQRLSVLNEQLASLAQQLPPGSGIDELQGGFAEVQGGLAELTAGLEELAVAQSELEDGAGELAGGAEELAEGQEELTAALNDIETAFSEVADGLDEAVEGLEELEEGLEEVEDLLTELAGQSQHPLQGFFVPAEAFEEGDLDGIWDAYTTPNRLVTTIDVIFAINPYSNEAMDTARLIEERALLALRGTPLEDAPVAVGGLSSVNLDLQTISNDDFLRTALIMLAGIFIVLVVLLKSLIMPLYILVSLVLTYIVSISFTEFVFVTLLGYPGVTWAVPFFGFIMLMALGVDYSIFLMTRFAEDVQTNEDIREAALYAMKQIGTVVLSAAVILAGTFGAMMPSGVLSLMQIGTLVLTGLLLYAVIMLPLFIPVMIGLFGERNWWPFRRPS, encoded by the coding sequence GTGGCATATCGCTGGATATACCTGCTTCCGATCCTTTGGATCATAGGAGCAGTCTTTCTTTTTTTACAGTCACCGAATTTGGATGAACTGGTCAGGGAACGAGGTCAGGCAGGGGTACCTGATGGCTATCCTTCGCAGATGGCAGACGATCTTCTAGCACAGAATGAAGGTGCTTCAGGAGAGACCGTTCTTGCGGTTTATACAAGTGATGCAGCCTTAACGGAGGCGGAGCTTGCAGATATCGAAAGTACCCTCAATCAGATTCCCGATGAGATCGGAGAATACCCGGTCGAAGAGGTTGTCACCCCATTTGATTCTGATGAGAACAGGGAACTGCTCATCAGTGATGATGAAACAACGGCATTGGCATTTGTTCAGATGGATATGCTCTTTAGTGATACTGCAGCGGTGAGAGATGATCTGAATCGGACGCTGGCTGCTGAGTCGGTGTCAACGCTTATATCCGGATCATCGGTGATTGAAGACGATGTGATTATCAGTTCGGAGGAAGGCCTTGCCACAACCGAAGTGATTACAGTCATTTTTGTACTAATTATTTTGTTCCTTGTGTTCAGGTCTCTAGCTGCGCCTCTGGTTCCCCTTGTTACCGTAGGGGCTTCGTACGTAGTCAGTATCGGCATCGTATCCTATCTGGTTGATTACGCTGGTTTTCCGGTTTCGAACTTCACGCAGATTTTTATTGTGGCTGTTCTCTTCGGGATTGGAACCGACTATTGTATTCTTCTCCTTAACCGGTTCAAGTCAGAGCTTCTTGAAGCGGAAGACCGTGTTGAAGCGATGCGAAGAACCTTTAAAGCAGTCGGACCAACTGTGTTTTCAAGCGCGTTAACCGGCTTCATCGGCTTTTTTGCGATCGGGTTTGCCCAGTTTGACCTTTACCGCTCTGCCATGGGAGTCAGTGTAGGTATAGTCGTGCTTGTGGCGGCGATCTGGGTATGGGTGCCGGTTGCCATGATACTGCTCGGTGAAAAGCTTTACTGGCCTTCGCGCTCTGGACTGCAGGTAAAGCCGAGCCGAACGTGGGGAGCCCTTGGGAGGTTTTCGCTCTATAAACCCGGCTGGACGATGCTGATTCTTGCCGCTGTCTTTGTCCCGGCCGTTCTTACTTATAATAATGCCACGTCATTTAACTCTCTTGATGAAATCGGGGACGAGTTTGAATCCGTTCAGGCCTTTCATGTGATTACAGATAAATTTGGAGACGGTGAGATGTTTCCGGCAACTGTTGTGATTGAACACGATGAAAGGTGGGACAGTCAGGAGTGGCTGCCGTATATTGAGCTTGTCACTTATGAACTGGAGAAAATCGATGGTGTTCAGGAGGTCAGAAGTGCAACCAGACCGGAAGGAAGCCGGGTAGAAGAATTTACAGTCCCGTATCTTGCTGGTGAGCTGGCTGATGGAACGGAGGAAATCAGAGACGGACTTGAAGAGCTGAGTGAGGGTTTGGCCGAACTGGCTGATGAACTTCGTGATGAGGAACAGTCCGTAGATGGTGAGGACGGTTCTGAGGCTCTTTCAGAAGGAGCCGAAGAACTGGCTGATGGAGCACAGGAGATTGAAGCAGGTCTTGCACAAACGGGTTCCGGCACTGGTGAAGCGGCAGACAGTACGGCTCAGCTCGAACAGCGCCTGTCTGTTCTGAACGAACAACTGGCTTCACTGGCTCAGCAGCTCCCTCCTGGAAGCGGTATTGATGAACTGCAGGGCGGTTTCGCAGAGGTGCAGGGAGGGTTGGCCGAGTTAACGGCCGGTCTTGAGGAGCTGGCGGTGGCACAGTCAGAGCTCGAAGACGGGGCCGGGGAACTGGCTGGAGGCGCAGAGGAGCTTGCTGAAGGGCAGGAGGAACTGACAGCGGCCCTCAACGATATCGAAACGGCGTTTTCCGAGGTGGCAGACGGCCTTGACGAGGCTGTGGAAGGACTTGAAGAACTGGAGGAAGGTCTCGAGGAAGTGGAAGACCTGCTTACGGAACTTGCCGGTCAGTCTCAGCATCCTCTACAGGGATTTTTTGTCCCGGCAGAGGCGTTTGAGGAAGGTGATCTCGACGGAATTTGGGATGCCTACACCACACCGAATAGACTTGTCACGACTATAGATGTGATTTTTGCGATTAACCCGTATAGTAACGAGGCGATGGATACAGCCAGGCTCATTGAAGAACGGGCCCTTCTGGCTTTAAGGGGGACGCCGCTTGAGGATGCACCGGTTGCTGTCGGAGGACTTTCCAGTGTCAATCTGGATTTGCAGACGATCTCAAATGATGATTTTCTGCGTACGGCTCTGATTATGCTCGCTGGAATCTTTATCGTTCTCGTAGTACTTCTGAAGTCACTGATTATGCCGTTGTACATTCTTGTGTCACTTGTTTTGACCTATATTGTTTCCATATCATTTACCGAATTTGTTTTTGTAACACTGCTTGGCTACCCTGGCGTTACGTGGGCAGTACCGTTCTTCGGCTTTATTATGCTCATGGCTCTCGGCGTGGATTATTCAATCTTTTTGATGACCAGGTTTGCCGAGGATGTGCAGACGAACGAAGACATCAGGGAAGCAGCTCTTTACGCTATGAAACAGATCGGTACCGTCGTCCTTTCTGCTGCAGTCATTCTTGCAGGCACATTCGGGGCGATGATGCCTTCAGGCGTGCTCAGCCTCATGCAGATCGGAACCCTAGTCCTGACCGGACTTCTCCTGTATGCTGTCATCATGCTGCCATTGTTTATTCCCGTCATGATCGGTCTATTCGGAGAACGAAACTGGTGGCCGTTCAGACGGCCTTCCTGA
- a CDS encoding transporter substrate-binding domain-containing protein: MKKYLKGIVPVTLAATMVLAACGEGDEEETDTGADGDGEETADDNGEETDSPGDEVDYDEYTLEDGKFVFALSGEYRPFNYVDETNNLVGFDVDIGMAIADELGLEGEPYQITWNSIILGLNDNRYDAIIGSMGITEERQENVAFSDPYYYSGAQVFTRSDSDIQSLEDIDENTEVAVAEGTTYHTMIQDYSEEIVTYDSDVVALQTLSQGRHDAVITDRLVGLINIEDQGLDIELRGDLIDSEEMAIALRHDEDELMEGINQALENIRESGLYEEINQRYFDEDIGEGN, from the coding sequence ATGAAGAAGTACTTAAAAGGTATTGTCCCTGTGACACTCGCAGCAACGATGGTCCTGGCTGCCTGCGGTGAAGGGGATGAAGAAGAGACAGACACAGGTGCTGACGGGGACGGTGAAGAAACAGCCGATGACAACGGCGAAGAAACCGATTCACCGGGAGATGAAGTTGATTACGATGAATATACCCTTGAAGACGGAAAATTTGTCTTCGCTTTATCCGGGGAGTACCGTCCATTCAATTATGTTGATGAAACGAACAATTTAGTAGGGTTTGACGTGGATATCGGAATGGCGATTGCAGACGAACTCGGACTTGAAGGTGAGCCGTATCAGATTACGTGGAATTCCATTATTCTGGGTTTGAATGACAACCGTTATGACGCGATTATCGGAAGTATGGGAATCACGGAAGAACGTCAGGAAAACGTGGCATTCTCCGACCCGTACTACTACTCCGGAGCACAGGTGTTTACCCGTTCCGACAGCGACATTCAGTCTCTTGAAGATATTGATGAAAATACTGAGGTAGCGGTAGCTGAAGGAACAACATATCATACGATGATTCAGGATTATTCGGAAGAGATTGTTACTTACGACTCTGACGTGGTTGCCCTTCAGACTCTATCCCAGGGGCGTCATGATGCAGTTATTACCGACCGCCTGGTAGGGCTGATTAACATTGAAGATCAGGGTCTTGATATTGAGCTTCGTGGTGATCTGATTGATTCAGAGGAAATGGCGATTGCCCTTCGTCACGATGAGGACGAGCTGATGGAAGGCATTAACCAGGCTCTTGAAAATATCCGTGAAAGCGGGTTATATGAAGAAATCAACCAGCGTTACTTCGATGAAGATATCGGTGAAGGCAACTAA
- a CDS encoding amino acid ABC transporter permease — MIVANVFSLDTFFSELIRTYPFFFEAAWMTIRITIAAVILGTIIGVFVALLKLSNPVLRVIADIYITIIRGTPLIVQIFVLFYGLTGIVQLSAFWAASFALAVHNSAYIAEIFRGAIQSIDKGQMEAGRSLGMTRGTTMKRIIMPQALRRAVPPLGNQFIIALKDSSLAAFVGIGELFRLSQGIAAATFNTLETYVIAAVYYLALVMILTWIVNMVERRLSISDR; from the coding sequence ATGATAGTAGCCAATGTATTCAGTCTCGATACTTTCTTTTCCGAGTTGATCAGAACTTATCCGTTCTTTTTTGAAGCTGCCTGGATGACCATTCGGATCACGATTGCAGCGGTCATTCTTGGTACGATTATCGGTGTCTTTGTAGCTTTATTAAAGCTTTCCAACCCTGTACTGAGGGTAATTGCAGATATTTACATTACCATTATCCGCGGAACCCCTCTAATCGTGCAGATTTTCGTCCTTTTCTACGGATTAACCGGCATCGTGCAGCTTTCGGCTTTCTGGGCCGCATCCTTTGCGCTCGCCGTACATAACTCAGCGTACATTGCCGAAATTTTCAGAGGGGCGATTCAATCCATTGATAAAGGACAGATGGAAGCCGGGCGGTCCCTGGGTATGACCAGGGGAACAACGATGAAGCGGATCATTATGCCCCAGGCTCTTCGCCGGGCGGTCCCGCCGCTTGGGAATCAGTTTATTATTGCTCTCAAAGATTCCTCTCTGGCAGCATTCGTAGGGATCGGGGAACTGTTCCGGCTGTCCCAGGGTATTGCTGCAGCAACATTTAATACACTGGAAACCTACGTCATTGCAGCTGTATATTATCTCGCGCTCGTTATGATCCTCACCTGGATTGTGAATATGGTGGAGCGCAGGCTGTCAATAAGTGACCGATAG
- a CDS encoding amino acid ABC transporter ATP-binding protein — MIRVEKLNKSFGDLHVLKDVDLEVYENEVVCLIGASGSGKSTLLRCLNFLEVKNDGKVIFDGDTIELKTHNINEIRQQVGMVFQHFNLFPHKTVLENVMEAPLMVKKIPRKQAEQEGKELLDKVGLGDKYHVYPSKLSGGQKQRVAIARALAMRPKIMLFDEPTSALDPELVGEVLETMKQLAREGMTMIVVTHEMGFAREVADRTVYMHDGRIVETGESKEFFANPKEKRTQEFLSKVL; from the coding sequence ATGATACGTGTGGAAAAACTGAATAAATCCTTCGGGGATCTTCATGTCCTGAAAGACGTGGACCTTGAAGTCTATGAAAATGAAGTGGTATGTCTGATCGGTGCCAGCGGCTCCGGTAAAAGTACGCTGCTCCGCTGCCTCAATTTTCTCGAAGTGAAAAACGATGGAAAAGTTATTTTTGATGGTGACACAATCGAGCTTAAGACGCACAATATTAACGAAATCCGACAGCAGGTTGGCATGGTGTTTCAGCATTTTAATCTTTTTCCCCATAAGACCGTACTTGAAAATGTGATGGAAGCCCCGCTGATGGTCAAGAAAATTCCGCGGAAGCAGGCGGAACAGGAGGGAAAAGAACTTCTTGATAAAGTGGGCCTGGGTGACAAATACCACGTTTATCCGAGCAAACTGTCCGGTGGCCAGAAGCAGCGTGTCGCCATCGCCCGCGCGCTTGCCATGAGACCGAAGATTATGCTGTTTGACGAACCTACCTCGGCACTCGACCCTGAACTTGTAGGCGAGGTGCTCGAGACAATGAAACAGCTTGCCAGAGAGGGGATGACGATGATCGTCGTTACCCACGAAATGGGCTTTGCAAGGGAAGTGGCGGACCGGACCGTTTACATGCATGACGGACGCATTGTGGAAACGGGCGAATCCAAGGAATTCTTCGCCAATCCAAAGGAAAAGCGGACGCAGGAGTTTTTAAGCAAGGTCCTGTAA
- the hemA gene encoding glutamyl-tRNA reductase, with translation MHILVVSLNYKTTPVEIREKFTFQNDLEGALTKLRNSKSMLECVIVSTCNRTEVYAVVDQLHTGRYYTKAFLSEWFNMPKEDFTPFLQIREDESAVEHLYRVTCGLDSMIVGETQILGQIRNSFQTAQTQGTTGTVFNHLFKEAVTLAKRAHSETSIGENAVSVSYAAVELGKKIFGDFGEKEVLVLGAGKMSELTAKHLHTSGVNDITVMNRTAEKGQELASKFNGAARSMSEMDDALKTADIMISSTGSTEYVLSRARMAALTKKRNGRPLFLVDIAVPRDIDPGVGELDNVYLYDIDDLQGIVAANLEVRQKEAEKIELMIEEGLVAFGQWLDQLGVVPIISALRTKALSVQAETMESLERKLTDLTEREKKVIRKHMKSIINQILRDPITTVKELPEEANAEESLALVTKLFGIEEELEKNAMPKSQIQINKAEREWNIQKRRAELADRNSVKESVKALARS, from the coding sequence ATGCACATCCTTGTTGTTAGCTTGAACTATAAAACAACACCGGTCGAAATTCGAGAAAAATTCACGTTTCAGAATGACCTCGAGGGTGCATTAACGAAACTGAGAAACTCTAAAAGTATGCTTGAGTGTGTAATTGTCTCCACGTGCAACCGTACGGAGGTTTATGCCGTTGTGGATCAGCTCCACACCGGGCGGTACTATACAAAAGCATTTCTTTCAGAGTGGTTTAATATGCCGAAAGAAGACTTTACGCCATTTCTTCAGATTCGGGAAGATGAAAGTGCGGTCGAGCACCTTTACCGGGTTACGTGCGGGCTCGATTCCATGATTGTCGGTGAAACTCAGATTCTCGGCCAGATCCGTAACAGTTTTCAGACTGCGCAGACACAAGGGACAACCGGCACCGTGTTTAACCATCTCTTTAAAGAGGCGGTTACACTCGCCAAGCGTGCCCATTCTGAGACAAGCATCGGGGAAAATGCCGTAAGTGTGAGCTACGCTGCGGTTGAGCTGGGGAAAAAGATCTTTGGGGACTTCGGTGAAAAAGAAGTGCTCGTGCTTGGTGCGGGCAAAATGAGTGAACTAACAGCGAAGCACCTTCATACGAGCGGTGTGAATGATATTACGGTTATGAACCGGACGGCGGAAAAAGGACAGGAGCTGGCTTCGAAGTTTAACGGGGCTGCACGTTCCATGTCAGAAATGGACGACGCCCTGAAAACGGCCGATATTATGATCAGTTCCACCGGCTCGACGGAATACGTCCTGTCCAGAGCCAGAATGGCCGCACTTACGAAAAAGCGGAACGGCCGCCCTCTGTTTCTTGTTGATATTGCCGTTCCCCGGGATATCGATCCGGGAGTAGGCGAGCTTGATAACGTGTACCTGTACGATATTGACGATCTGCAGGGCATCGTGGCTGCCAACCTGGAAGTCCGTCAGAAAGAAGCGGAAAAAATTGAGCTTATGATTGAAGAAGGCCTCGTGGCATTCGGCCAGTGGCTGGACCAGCTTGGGGTTGTACCGATCATTTCCGCTCTCAGAACGAAAGCTCTTTCCGTACAGGCGGAAACGATGGAGAGCCTGGAGCGGAAGCTGACTGATCTTACGGAACGTGAAAAGAAAGTAATCCGCAAGCATATGAAAAGCATTATCAACCAGATCCTCCGCGACCCGATTACGACAGTGAAAGAGCTCCCTGAAGAAGCCAATGCCGAGGAGTCCCTGGCTCTTGTTACAAAATTGTTCGGTATTGAAGAGGAACTCGAAAAGAATGCAATGCCTAAATCCCAGATTCAGATTAATAAAGCGGAACGGGAATGGAACATCCAGAAGCGCAGAGCAGAACTGGCAGACCGCAACAGTGTAAAAGAGTCTGTAAAAGCTCTGGCCCGGTCATAA
- a CDS encoding cytochrome C assembly family protein: MLNALYLLIIVLYLLSVLGYFIDFIQTSQKVNRIAFWLLSIVWLLQLFFFVLRMLEYNRLPLMTIFEGLFLYAWILVTFSLIINRLFKMDFLIFFVNVVGFVIMTISVFAPTGDAPEQLQNLLLTELLVIHVSVILLSYGAFTLSFAFSFMYMLQHFMLKGKQWGKRMYRIGDLAKLERFSYVFALFGFPLMVVGLILGVIWAWIEFGTVPWFDLKVISSFVVIGVYGFYLFDYVVNRKRGYSLALLNIAAFLVLLINYFLSSSFSEFHLWY; encoded by the coding sequence ATGCTGAACGCTCTTTATCTTCTAATTATCGTTCTTTATCTTCTCAGTGTACTCGGGTATTTTATTGATTTTATACAAACCAGCCAGAAGGTGAATCGAATTGCCTTCTGGTTGCTTTCTATCGTCTGGCTTCTGCAGCTGTTTTTCTTTGTGCTCAGGATGCTTGAATATAACCGGCTGCCCTTGATGACGATCTTTGAAGGGCTTTTTCTATACGCGTGGATACTGGTAACATTTTCATTAATTATCAACCGTCTGTTTAAGATGGATTTTCTGATCTTTTTCGTCAATGTTGTCGGGTTCGTAATTATGACCATCAGTGTATTCGCCCCAACCGGTGATGCGCCGGAGCAGCTTCAGAACCTTCTTCTCACCGAACTTCTCGTCATCCACGTGAGCGTCATTCTTCTGTCCTACGGGGCATTTACCCTTTCGTTTGCCTTTTCGTTTATGTACATGCTTCAGCATTTTATGCTTAAAGGGAAACAGTGGGGAAAACGGATGTACCGGATCGGTGATCTTGCGAAGCTGGAGCGTTTTTCCTATGTGTTCGCACTCTTTGGTTTTCCGCTTATGGTCGTCGGGCTGATTCTCGGCGTGATCTGGGCCTGGATCGAGTTTGGTACTGTACCGTGGTTCGATCTTAAAGTGATATCAAGCTTTGTGGTGATCGGAGTGTACGGTTTCTATCTGTTTGACTATGTGGTAAACAGGAAAAGGGGATACAGCCTGGCACTTTTAAATATAGCAGCCTTTCTTGTACTGCTTATTAATTACTTTCTTTCAAGCTCGTTTTCTGAATTTCATCTATGGTATTAA
- the hemC gene encoding hydroxymethylbilane synthase, whose translation MRKIVIGSRRSNLALTQTKWVISELEKLGLPFEFEIKEIVTKGDKILDVTLSKVGGKGLFVKEIQKAMFDKEIDMSVHSLKDLPSGETEGLTIASVPKRVDPRDAFISESGKTLKELPAGSIVGTSSLRRSAQVLAERPDLEIQWIRGNIDTRLRKLREENFDAIILAAAGLERVGWTDDIVTEFLEPEVSLPAVGQGALGIECRADDHELIDLLKKINDAVTARTTAAERAFLHKVEGGCQVPIAGHAKMLEDGRVELTALVASPDGKQVFKRTEAGEDPAAVGESVASVLLGEGAKEVLDQVKQELDL comes from the coding sequence ATGCGAAAAATTGTCATTGGTTCAAGACGCAGTAACCTTGCCCTCACCCAGACGAAATGGGTCATTAGTGAGCTTGAAAAGCTCGGACTCCCATTCGAATTTGAAATTAAGGAGATCGTCACTAAAGGGGACAAAATCCTTGATGTGACCCTTTCAAAAGTCGGAGGCAAAGGCCTGTTTGTAAAAGAAATTCAAAAAGCGATGTTCGATAAGGAAATTGATATGAGCGTCCACAGCCTGAAGGACCTTCCTTCCGGTGAAACAGAAGGATTGACGATTGCCTCTGTTCCTAAGCGGGTTGACCCACGGGATGCGTTTATTTCCGAAAGCGGCAAAACACTGAAGGAACTGCCTGCAGGTTCCATTGTTGGAACAAGCAGTCTCCGTCGTTCCGCCCAGGTTCTGGCTGAGCGCCCGGACCTTGAAATCCAATGGATCCGCGGGAACATTGACACACGCCTCAGAAAGCTGCGCGAAGAAAACTTCGATGCGATTATTCTTGCAGCAGCAGGGCTTGAGCGTGTCGGCTGGACGGATGACATCGTAACGGAATTTCTTGAGCCCGAAGTGTCACTGCCGGCAGTCGGCCAGGGCGCGCTCGGAATTGAGTGCCGTGCAGACGATCATGAACTGATTGATCTTCTGAAAAAAATTAACGACGCCGTAACAGCGCGAACGACAGCAGCTGAAAGGGCGTTTCTTCATAAAGTAGAGGGCGGATGCCAGGTGCCGATTGCCGGTCACGCTAAAATGCTGGAGGACGGCCGTGTGGAACTTACGGCACTAGTAGCTTCACCTGACGGCAAGCAGGTGTTTAAACGGACCGAAGCAGGCGAAGATCCTGCAGCAGTGGGTGAAAGTGTGGCATCGGTACTTCTTGGTGAAGGAGCTAAAGAAGTGCTCGATCAGGTGAAACAGGAGCTCGATCTGTAA
- a CDS encoding uroporphyrinogen-III synthase gives MAGLLEGVTVANTRAAHQAAQFSALIREHGGSTFEAPLIKVFLSEDVREESNVFSRLHSFDAIIFTSTNAVAFTLEALEEAGLSVQDLARVPVACVGTKTEAALTEHGISVSYMPDRFDAENLAAELIRHLSKGSCVLYPRSRMARTVLKDTLTARGIYVEDPVIYDTGPDDQGAMRLKKAVLARQTDVIPFFSPSAVRAFFSHLSMEEREQISRTCLIAAIGPVTEQALRQERVTHYTVARRYTAEGMIEAVADALS, from the coding sequence GTGGCCGGCCTTCTTGAGGGAGTGACTGTCGCAAACACCAGGGCAGCTCACCAGGCTGCTCAATTTTCAGCGCTGATCAGAGAACACGGCGGCAGCACTTTTGAGGCTCCTTTGATTAAAGTCTTTTTATCAGAGGATGTGAGGGAGGAAAGTAATGTTTTCTCCCGTCTTCATTCCTTTGATGCGATTATCTTTACCAGCACAAACGCTGTAGCATTTACACTGGAGGCACTAGAGGAAGCCGGCCTTTCCGTACAGGATCTGGCCCGAGTGCCGGTGGCCTGCGTAGGCACCAAAACAGAGGCTGCTCTAACGGAACATGGGATTTCTGTCTCCTATATGCCGGACAGGTTTGATGCGGAGAACCTTGCCGCTGAACTCATCCGTCATTTGTCCAAAGGAAGCTGCGTACTTTATCCCAGAAGCCGGATGGCCCGCACAGTACTTAAGGATACGCTAACCGCCAGGGGGATTTATGTGGAAGATCCGGTCATTTATGATACGGGCCCTGATGATCAAGGCGCCATGCGACTTAAGAAGGCGGTCTTAGCCCGTCAAACGGATGTGATTCCGTTTTTCAGCCCCTCAGCCGTACGTGCTTTCTTCAGCCATCTTAGTATGGAGGAACGTGAGCAGATAAGCAGGACATGCCTCATCGCTGCGATCGGACCGGTAACAGAACAAGCACTCAGACAGGAGAGGGTGACGCACTATACAGTCGCCCGGAGGTACACGGCAGAAGGAATGATTGAAGCTGTCGCCGACGCCCTATCCTAG
- the hemB gene encoding porphobilinogen synthase has protein sequence MTKASFRRHRRLRRTAGIRSSVRETHLHTSDFIYPVFVKEGSGIKNAVPSMPGVYQWSLDRLNEEVDEVVDLGIETMIVFGVPAEKDEVGSSAYDPNGIVQKGIRQIKERYPDMTVIADTCLCQFTDHGHCGVVENGEIVNDDSLTLLARAAVSQAEAGADIIAPSNMMDGFVAAIREGLDEAGYENIPIMSYAVKYASAFYGPFRDAAHSSPKSGDRKTYQMDPANRMEALREADSDVEEGADFLIVKPALSYLDIIREVRDRHPYPVVAYNVSGEYSMVKAAAENGWVDEKAIVLEKLTSMKRAGADLILTYHAKDAVRWLNG, from the coding sequence ATGACGAAAGCATCATTCAGACGGCATCGCCGTCTGCGCAGAACAGCGGGAATCCGCAGCAGCGTCAGGGAAACACACCTACATACATCAGACTTTATTTACCCGGTGTTCGTGAAAGAAGGATCCGGCATTAAAAACGCAGTTCCATCTATGCCCGGCGTCTATCAATGGTCATTGGACCGCCTCAATGAAGAGGTGGATGAAGTGGTGGATCTGGGCATTGAAACGATGATCGTTTTCGGTGTACCAGCGGAAAAAGATGAAGTCGGCTCCTCTGCCTACGACCCGAATGGAATCGTCCAGAAAGGGATTCGTCAAATCAAAGAGCGTTATCCGGATATGACCGTGATCGCTGATACGTGCCTGTGTCAATTTACGGATCATGGCCACTGCGGGGTCGTGGAAAATGGTGAGATTGTAAACGATGACAGCCTGACTCTTCTTGCAAGGGCAGCAGTTTCCCAGGCCGAGGCAGGAGCCGATATTATCGCTCCTTCAAACATGATGGACGGCTTTGTAGCCGCGATTCGCGAAGGACTTGATGAGGCCGGGTACGAGAACATTCCGATTATGAGCTATGCGGTGAAATATGCTTCTGCCTTTTATGGCCCGTTCCGTGACGCAGCACACAGTTCACCGAAGTCCGGAGACAGAAAAACCTATCAGATGGATCCGGCCAACCGGATGGAAGCCCTTCGTGAAGCTGATTCCGATGTGGAGGAAGGGGCAGACTTCCTTATTGTGAAACCTGCACTTTCCTACCTTGATATCATCCGTGAAGTCCGTGACCGTCATCCATATCCGGTGGTTGCCTATAACGTAAGCGGGGAATATTCCATGGTGAAAGCAGCCGCAGAAAACGGCTGGGTGGATGAAAAGGCGATTGTACTGGAAAAACTGACGAGTATGAAGCGTGCAGGAGCGGATCTGATTCTCACCTATCATGCAAAAGATGCCGTCCGCTGGTTGAACGGTTAA